The Candidatus Cloacimonadaceae bacterium DNA window AGGCGCACATAAGTAATATTTTTCTTGACACAAAACGAAGAACTCAAAACGCTGTCCTTGAGATTTAAGCAAAAACAAACGAGAAAATTATGAGTAAACAATTGAAAAAACTTCTCGCCACCTTTTTTGCGTTTCAGTTGCTATTTATAGCGCCTATTATCGCAGAATCCGTGTCGGGATTGGGAAGCGACGAGATCATGCTGGAAAATGCAGCTTTGGTCATCGATTCCCTGCATACCCAAGAACCCCCTGGGGCACCGCCGGGTGAGCGTATGGTGGCTTCCTACTATTATGGAAAGTTTCACGGACGCAAAACCGCCAGTGGTGAACGCTTCGACCAATATGCACTTACTTGTGCGCACAAATCCCTCCCCTTTCAAACAATCCTCAAAATCACCAATCTAAAAAACGGCAAAACCGTTGTCGTCCGCGTCACAGACCGCGGGCCTTTCATCCGTGGCAGAGATATCGATCTTTCCTATGCCGCGGCAAAAGAGATTGGGATGCTAAAAACTGGCGTCCAACGTGTGGATGTTCAGATTCTCGAAAACAATGACAAAGAGTTCGTGATCGCATCAGAGAAAACCCCTATCACTCAATGAGAATCGCCTGGAATCAATCATTATTCCCCCGCGGTGATAACAATTAATTCCAATATATCATCTCAATGAGAGGCAATGTGTTAGATGGACTGAACGTCTCTATCGTCATGTCTCAAAGCGTCCGCAACGCACTTATTCATAACCAGCCTGTTGTGGCGCTTGAATCCACTGTCCTGGCTCACGGACTCCCATATCCCCGTAATCTGGAAGTATTTCACCGGCTCGAAGCGCTTTTATGGGCGGCTGACGTAGTTCCCGCCACGATCATCGTGCTCGAAGGAAAGGCGCACGTGGGGATCGATGAACTCTCTTATCGGGAGATCGAAACCATTCTCGCGCATAGGGATCAGCATCAGGTGTTCAAACTCGGGATGAGAGATATTCCCTACGCGTTTGCCAAAAAACTGAGCGGTGGTACGACCGTTTCTGCAACAATGAGGTTGGCGCATCTGGCAGGCATCGATATCTTCGCCACCGGAGGAATCGGCGGAGTGCATCGTCTCTGGCAGGAAAACCTTGATATTTCCAGCGATCTGAGCGCTTTGGCGAGGATTCCCGTGACGGTGGTTTCCGCCGGGTGTAAGGCGATTCT harbors:
- a CDS encoding pseudouridine-5'-phosphate glycosidase; this encodes MLDGLNVSIVMSQSVRNALIHNQPVVALESTVLAHGLPYPRNLEVFHRLEALLWAADVVPATIIVLEGKAHVGIDELSYREIETILAHRDQHQVFKLGMRDIPYAFAKKLSGGTTVSATMRLAHLAGIDIFATGGIGGVHRLWQENLDISSDLSALARIPVTVVSAGCKAILDIPATLEVLETKAVPVLGWQCDCFPRFYTRESIHMIDSIANEAEFAAFHQFHQITNLPATGILIANPIPSEFELPSEQIDPFIEKGIAAARENNIRGKALTPFLLDFLAGITKGESVRANLALLENNVRLAALLAKALKG
- a CDS encoding septal ring lytic transglycosylase RlpA family protein, with product MSKQLKKLLATFFAFQLLFIAPIIAESVSGLGSDEIMLENAALVIDSLHTQEPPGAPPGERMVASYYYGKFHGRKTASGERFDQYALTCAHKSLPFQTILKITNLKNGKTVVVRVTDRGPFIRGRDIDLSYAAAKEIGMLKTGVQRVDVQILENNDKEFVIASEKTPITQ